A window from Phycobacter azelaicus encodes these proteins:
- a CDS encoding L,D-transpeptidase family protein produces MGALATILSGCANKFRTYRGPEVTRVRVYKGQRMIVLDGPEGVLRTIPMGLGFAPEGHKQFEGDGRTPEGSYVIDRRNPESLFHLSIGISYPNEADIAYAKAQGRSPGGDIFIHGGPRPGIDPTNKRDWTAGCIAVSDREIEDIYAMVKNGTPIDIYS; encoded by the coding sequence CTGGGAGCTCTGGCGACAATTCTTTCTGGATGTGCAAACAAATTCCGCACTTACAGGGGGCCGGAGGTGACCCGGGTGCGGGTCTACAAGGGGCAGCGCATGATTGTCCTTGATGGACCAGAGGGTGTTTTGCGCACTATCCCAATGGGCCTTGGCTTTGCGCCTGAGGGTCACAAGCAATTCGAAGGGGACGGGCGCACGCCAGAAGGATCATACGTGATTGACAGGCGAAATCCCGAAAGCCTGTTTCATCTTTCCATCGGGATCTCGTACCCGAACGAGGCGGATATCGCATACGCAAAGGCTCAGGGCCGTTCCCCTGGTGGAGATATTTTCATCCATGGGGGGCCGCGCCCTGGCATTGACCCGACAAACAAGCGCGACTGGACGGCCGGATGCATTGCCGTTTCGGATCGGGAGATAGAAGATATCTATGCAATGGTGAAGAACGGGACACCTATTGATATCTACTCATAA
- the phnE gene encoding phosphonate ABC transporter, permease protein PhnE yields MSRILVWMVLGLAVLWAAGNADIGLEKLPGAGPRLAEFLGRMIPPDLSVWPEVLTGLTETLRIAILGTLFAVVLSAGLAVLASETLVPAAIWRPVRALLAVIRSIPLILVAMLMVGAVGLGPLPGILAITFHATGMLAKFYAEAIDNVGAAPLAALESAGASRAQLLRWAIWPQMAPVVLRDTVFRFELNLRESLILGIVGAGGIGLYVQTYVRSFQYDKAATVTLAIIALVLLFEGLNSVLQKRFS; encoded by the coding sequence ATGAGCCGGATCTTGGTTTGGATGGTACTCGGGCTTGCTGTGCTGTGGGCTGCAGGAAACGCTGACATCGGCTTGGAAAAACTGCCCGGAGCGGGTCCGAGGCTAGCAGAATTTCTAGGCCGGATGATACCACCGGACCTTTCTGTCTGGCCGGAAGTCCTTACAGGCCTAACCGAGACACTGAGAATCGCCATTCTTGGGACGCTGTTTGCGGTCGTCCTGTCGGCGGGGCTGGCTGTACTTGCGTCTGAGACCCTTGTACCCGCAGCCATCTGGCGCCCGGTACGTGCGCTGCTGGCAGTGATCCGGTCGATTCCGCTGATCTTGGTGGCGATGCTGATGGTGGGGGCAGTCGGGCTGGGCCCACTGCCCGGTATTCTTGCAATCACTTTTCATGCCACCGGCATGCTGGCCAAATTCTATGCTGAAGCAATCGACAATGTCGGTGCCGCACCACTTGCTGCATTGGAAAGCGCAGGTGCCAGCCGAGCGCAATTATTGCGGTGGGCGATCTGGCCACAGATGGCACCAGTTGTGCTCCGCGACACTGTCTTCCGCTTTGAACTGAACCTCCGCGAAAGCTTGATCTTAGGTATCGTTGGCGCCGGGGGCATCGGTCTGTACGTTCAGACTTACGTGCGTTCGTTCCAATACGACAAAGCTGCAACTGTCACGCTTGCCATCATCGCTCTTGTGCTGCTGTTCGAAGGTCTAAATTCGGTTTTACAAAAGCGGTTTTCGTGA
- a CDS encoding phosphonate ABC transporter ATP-binding protein, with protein sequence MTQALALHAVSHCFDDAEALQDVSLQVAPGECVALLGPSGAGKSTLLALLDGRVRGWRGRAEVLGNRLPNDRAPERKTRLETGFIFQEFALVDRQSVYQNAMNGRLGRMRLWPSLWGRYGAQDHLKTTIALEDTGLTELAQRRADQLSGGQRQRVAIARCLAQEPELILADEPVSNLDPAHAERILELITNTARNRGIAVVFSSHQPELSRRFADRIVGLRAGAVLFDKPSAMVGNDDISDLYHGTVPGDGLRVVS encoded by the coding sequence ATGACCCAAGCGCTTGCCCTCCATGCTGTGTCGCATTGCTTTGACGACGCTGAGGCCCTGCAGGATGTGTCGCTGCAGGTGGCACCGGGGGAATGTGTGGCCTTGCTGGGGCCTTCGGGCGCCGGCAAGTCGACCCTGCTGGCCTTGCTGGATGGGCGGGTCCGGGGATGGCGCGGTCGGGCTGAGGTACTGGGCAACCGGCTTCCAAATGATCGGGCACCAGAACGAAAAACCCGGCTAGAGACTGGCTTCATCTTTCAGGAGTTCGCCCTGGTTGACCGGCAGAGCGTTTACCAGAATGCGATGAACGGGCGGCTGGGGCGAATGCGCCTCTGGCCGTCGCTTTGGGGGCGATACGGTGCGCAGGATCACCTCAAGACGACCATCGCGCTGGAGGACACCGGCCTAACGGAGTTGGCACAGCGCCGTGCAGATCAGCTTTCAGGTGGTCAGCGCCAGCGAGTGGCCATCGCCCGCTGCCTGGCGCAGGAGCCTGAGTTGATACTGGCGGATGAACCGGTCAGCAACCTCGATCCAGCCCACGCCGAACGCATTCTGGAACTGATCACCAACACAGCGCGAAATCGCGGCATCGCTGTAGTCTTCAGTTCGCATCAGCCAGAGCTTTCGCGGCGCTTTGCCGACCGTATCGTTGGATTGCGCGCGGGCGCGGTGCTGTTTGACAAGCCCTCCGCGATGGTCGGCAACGATGACATCAGCGATTTGTACCATGGAACAGTACCTGGTGACGGATTGCGGGTGGTGAGCTGA
- a CDS encoding phosphate/phosphite/phosphonate ABC transporter substrate-binding protein: MLSRRTFLTTVAAALTVPATASAEEALKLAFIPQENPEKLLGDIEAITAWLSQQLEVPVTGFVTFDHAAAVEALRNGDADISFMGALPFVLAEDQIGAVPLLSEVYRGQPSYSGRVFVRKDSGIETLADLQGRDIAFADPVSESGYLYPLDLFVREGLVADAGDADRFFGQKFFAGGYQQAMQAMANGLVDAAGASQYADLYLTPEQQAEVRVLGESAQIPSHAIIARPGLDAALQARFVDAMLRLNQAENQYLLAYLYGPDGYVAADPKVYDGVRQMARRYGYLK; this comes from the coding sequence ATGCTGTCGCGCCGTACCTTTTTGACCACTGTCGCTGCCGCCCTAACAGTGCCAGCAACTGCCTCTGCGGAAGAGGCACTGAAACTCGCCTTCATTCCGCAAGAAAACCCAGAGAAGCTGTTGGGGGATATCGAGGCGATCACTGCCTGGCTGTCCCAGCAGTTGGAGGTTCCAGTCACCGGCTTTGTTACCTTTGATCATGCTGCGGCAGTTGAGGCATTGCGCAATGGTGATGCCGATATCTCCTTCATGGGTGCCTTGCCCTTTGTGCTGGCAGAAGACCAGATCGGGGCGGTGCCACTTCTGTCCGAGGTTTACCGCGGCCAGCCGAGCTATTCGGGCCGGGTGTTTGTGCGCAAGGACAGCGGCATCGAGACGCTGGCCGACCTGCAGGGCCGTGACATTGCCTTTGCCGATCCGGTGTCGGAGTCCGGCTATCTCTATCCGCTCGACCTGTTTGTGCGCGAAGGACTCGTTGCGGATGCAGGCGATGCGGACCGGTTCTTTGGCCAGAAGTTCTTTGCCGGTGGTTATCAGCAGGCAATGCAGGCTATGGCCAACGGGTTAGTGGATGCTGCGGGTGCCAGCCAGTATGCCGATCTTTATCTGACGCCTGAGCAGCAGGCCGAGGTCAGGGTGCTGGGCGAAAGCGCGCAGATCCCCAGCCATGCCATCATTGCCCGGCCTGGTCTAGATGCGGCCTTGCAGGCCCGCTTCGTGGATGCCATGCTGCGCCTGAACCAGGCTGAGAACCAGTATTTGCTGGCCTATCTCTACGGCCCAGACGGCTATGTGGCAGCAGATCCCAAGGTCTATGACGGGGTCAGGCAGATGGCACGCCGTTACGGCTATCTAAAATGA
- a CDS encoding cytochrome c peroxidase, whose amino-acid sequence MANLTPVPWEKIENNWTAPAPGSAVAVEALSRVSDSDAQNIRAALAAEDRQALFAAITTALAKGILQHLEAAEATLGQPEAAFEVAQSAALYRAFEDGILAADKQAAHDLGRAWLVLNSSLGSTGILNNGAQDPNVARFAEAQKVIVEYIETNYLPSVFVERGKLTPAPESAVRSGTPVVLPATLPPGSNIADQRELPRLVLQFEEAGEDEANLPLVAYGDMLFDSPEIFGSPARDLGIACSTCHNRSDVNRDFFIPGLSSHAGGMDVDSSFFNPMFNDREDDHLDTPSMRGIRFTAPYGRDGREPSLRSFVRNVIVTEFAGAEPTPFQLDAMVAYLRAFDFLPNPQIDEAGRLTDKASEAAKRGEVLFNTEFAGLGDRSCASCHTPDRFFRDGQTYDIGSAEPPFPGGTATPFETPTLRNVNFTAPYMHDGSLATLAGVVDWFNDTKDLGLDAEQRADLTAYLRAVGDGEEPYQRFEGRDSVFRLSWEELTTFASTLDTLIPMRDAENIAVLIDTVAPDLAADASVMINQNAKPEIYRFAAILQAVGDASAAGDWAEASLQWDAFKTMQAEIDERMF is encoded by the coding sequence ATGGCGAACTTGACACCCGTTCCCTGGGAGAAGATTGAAAACAATTGGACTGCTCCGGCACCCGGCAGCGCAGTTGCGGTGGAGGCACTGTCACGGGTATCGGATAGCGACGCCCAGAACATTCGTGCAGCGCTGGCTGCGGAAGACCGACAGGCCCTGTTTGCTGCCATTACAACGGCATTGGCCAAAGGTATTCTGCAGCACCTAGAGGCAGCCGAGGCGACACTTGGCCAGCCTGAAGCCGCATTTGAGGTTGCGCAGTCTGCGGCCTTGTACCGCGCGTTCGAGGACGGCATCCTGGCGGCGGACAAGCAGGCCGCACACGACCTAGGTCGCGCCTGGCTGGTTCTGAATTCTTCTCTGGGTAGCACCGGTATTTTGAACAATGGCGCTCAAGACCCGAATGTGGCGCGATTTGCTGAGGCGCAAAAAGTTATCGTGGAGTACATTGAGACAAACTATCTGCCCTCCGTTTTTGTCGAACGTGGCAAGCTGACCCCGGCACCGGAGAGCGCAGTGCGCTCCGGTACGCCGGTAGTGTTGCCCGCCACACTCCCACCGGGCTCCAATATTGCTGATCAGCGCGAGCTACCCCGGCTGGTGCTCCAGTTTGAAGAGGCTGGCGAGGATGAGGCCAACCTGCCGCTTGTGGCCTATGGCGACATGCTGTTCGACAGCCCTGAAATCTTTGGTTCCCCAGCACGTGACCTGGGCATTGCCTGTTCAACTTGCCACAACCGGTCCGATGTGAACCGGGATTTCTTTATCCCCGGCCTCTCTAGCCATGCTGGCGGGATGGATGTGGACAGCTCCTTCTTCAATCCGATGTTCAATGACCGGGAAGACGATCACCTGGATACGCCGTCAATGCGAGGCATCCGCTTTACAGCGCCTTACGGGCGTGATGGGCGCGAGCCGAGCCTGCGCAGTTTTGTACGCAATGTGATCGTGACCGAGTTTGCCGGAGCGGAGCCAACGCCGTTCCAACTCGATGCGATGGTCGCCTACTTGCGCGCCTTTGACTTTCTGCCCAACCCACAGATAGACGAGGCCGGGCGGCTGACTGACAAGGCCTCTGAGGCTGCGAAACGCGGTGAGGTACTGTTCAATACCGAATTTGCCGGGCTTGGCGACAGGTCCTGCGCCTCCTGCCACACCCCGGACCGGTTTTTCCGAGATGGGCAGACCTATGACATTGGCTCGGCCGAGCCGCCGTTCCCGGGCGGCACCGCAACCCCATTCGAAACGCCCACATTGCGCAATGTCAACTTCACCGCGCCCTACATGCATGACGGATCGCTGGCGACCCTAGCGGGGGTTGTAGACTGGTTCAACGATACCAAGGATCTGGGCTTGGATGCGGAACAGCGCGCCGATTTAACTGCCTATCTGCGCGCGGTAGGAGATGGTGAGGAGCCCTACCAGCGCTTTGAAGGCCGAGACAGCGTGTTCCGCCTGTCGTGGGAAGAGCTTACCACTTTTGCTTCGACGCTGGACACACTGATCCCGATGCGGGATGCGGAGAACATCGCCGTATTGATTGATACTGTTGCACCGGATCTGGCGGCAGATGCGAGCGTTATGATCAATCAAAACGCTAAGCCAGAAATCTACCGATTTGCCGCAATTCTTCAGGCAGTTGGCGATGCCAGCGCCGCTGGCGACTGGGCTGAGGCGAGCCTCCAGTGGGACGCTTTCAAAACCATGCAAGCCGAGATTGATGAGAGGATGTTCTGA
- the mntR gene encoding manganese-binding transcriptional regulator MntR, producing the protein MTDQKPQLFGRKPDDQVSGFEAARAARQSEVVEDYVELIAELIHQNGSARPVEIAERLGVTQPTVSKNLTRLKREGFIVQEPYRSIRLTDAGRRLAEACRKRHRIVVEFLIALGISKDVAEHDAEGIEHHVSEETLRVFKDFSQSKMSR; encoded by the coding sequence ATGACCGATCAGAAACCACAACTATTCGGACGTAAACCTGACGACCAGGTGAGCGGTTTCGAGGCAGCCCGCGCCGCCCGACAAAGCGAAGTTGTGGAGGATTATGTCGAGCTGATCGCGGAGCTGATTCACCAGAACGGTTCAGCGAGGCCCGTGGAGATTGCCGAGCGGCTCGGCGTGACCCAGCCCACTGTGTCCAAGAACCTGACCCGGCTTAAACGCGAGGGCTTCATTGTGCAGGAACCTTACCGATCAATACGCCTAACGGATGCTGGGCGGCGATTGGCCGAGGCTTGTCGAAAGCGGCACCGAATTGTTGTGGAGTTCCTTATCGCCCTGGGTATTTCCAAAGACGTGGCCGAGCACGATGCTGAAGGTATCGAGCATCATGTAAGCGAAGAGACGCTTCGCGTATTCAAGGATTTTTCACAGAGTAAAATGAGCCGATAG
- a CDS encoding CbtA family protein, with translation MFSRILTSALFAGAAAGLIAALLQLYFVQPVLLHAELYEGGDLVHFGADPVTAHPELPGMFAEPVRDGLSIIFTMLTYTGYALALVALMSIAEQQGREINGRTGLLWGLAGFVAFHFAPGLSLAPEVPGVAAADVGVRQVWWTATVATAGVAMWLIAFGGNLVSYLIAAGLLIAPHVVGAPEPDTFAGPVPTEIGALFAARAFGIGMAAWVLLGSFAGYFWQAEGKRANAAA, from the coding sequence ATGTTCAGTCGTATTCTGACCAGCGCGTTGTTCGCTGGTGCTGCAGCGGGGCTGATTGCCGCCTTGCTGCAGCTTTATTTCGTGCAGCCTGTACTTCTCCACGCCGAACTTTATGAGGGTGGCGATTTGGTGCATTTTGGCGCTGATCCTGTGACTGCGCATCCCGAGTTGCCCGGCATGTTCGCCGAGCCGGTGCGCGACGGCCTAAGCATCATCTTCACGATGCTGACGTATACTGGCTATGCATTGGCCCTTGTGGCGCTTATGTCGATTGCCGAACAACAGGGTCGTGAGATTAACGGTCGCACCGGTTTGCTTTGGGGCTTGGCTGGCTTTGTTGCCTTCCACTTTGCGCCTGGCTTGTCGCTGGCGCCTGAAGTGCCAGGCGTAGCCGCAGCAGATGTCGGTGTGCGCCAAGTATGGTGGACTGCTACTGTTGCCACAGCTGGCGTCGCCATGTGGTTGATCGCCTTTGGAGGCAACTTGGTGAGCTATCTGATCGCCGCTGGACTGCTGATAGCGCCTCACGTCGTCGGTGCGCCTGAACCCGACACCTTCGCTGGCCCGGTTCCGACCGAGATCGGCGCGCTATTTGCCGCCCGAGCCTTTGGCATCGGCATGGCCGCTTGGGTGTTGCTGGGAAGCTTTGCCGGATACTTCTGGCAGGCTGAAGGCAAACGCGCGAACGCCGCCGCCTGA
- a CDS encoding CbtB domain-containing protein, giving the protein MTTNAIKASAVGSTILPAVFALILGLGVVTVTGHAQASGLHDAAHDVRHATGFPCH; this is encoded by the coding sequence ATGACGACAAACGCTATCAAAGCATCCGCTGTAGGATCAACCATTCTGCCCGCAGTGTTCGCCCTTATTCTGGGTTTGGGTGTTGTTACTGTGACCGGCCATGCTCAAGCTTCTGGCCTGCATGACGCTGCTCACGATGTGCGCCACGCAACTGGCTTTCCCTGCCACTAA
- a CDS encoding DUF1636 family protein produces the protein MHLPTLTLCRTCRDADPTLYDQVVSTLKAANVKAKLQHVDCMSGCMRPQTLAVRQNDKTAYLFGEITAQDLPDILTFIRMYQESPDGNFADARPLGKLRFKAIARIPADVQ, from the coding sequence ATGCACCTACCAACGCTTACTTTATGCCGAACCTGCCGTGACGCGGATCCAACCCTGTATGATCAAGTGGTATCAACGCTAAAGGCAGCGAATGTGAAGGCAAAATTGCAGCACGTCGATTGCATGTCCGGCTGCATGCGACCACAAACGCTTGCAGTCCGACAGAACGACAAGACTGCTTATCTTTTCGGTGAGATAACTGCTCAAGACCTGCCGGACATCCTGACATTCATCCGGATGTATCAGGAAAGCCCAGACGGTAACTTCGCGGATGCAAGGCCACTTGGAAAGCTGCGTTTCAAGGCTATTGCTCGCATTCCCGCAGATGTGCAGTAA
- the lspA gene encoding signal peptidase II: MLTVNKTQVLGILAVVGAVATDQVTKAWVVASADTLKDGIAVFPGLNLTFHRNDGVTFGLLGGAPWWGLLLLALIICAWLLIMMLRTESSIEAIAYGAIIGGALGNVVDRIHYGAVTDFLDFFIGSAHWPTFNMADVFIVGGAGLLLVVPVIQRHFEGDH; encoded by the coding sequence ATGTTGACAGTCAACAAAACACAAGTACTCGGCATACTAGCTGTCGTCGGCGCCGTCGCCACTGATCAGGTAACAAAAGCCTGGGTTGTCGCGAGCGCCGATACCCTAAAAGACGGGATCGCTGTCTTTCCCGGGCTTAATCTCACGTTCCATCGCAATGATGGCGTAACCTTCGGGCTTTTGGGTGGCGCCCCCTGGTGGGGCCTCTTGCTTCTTGCGCTTATCATTTGTGCCTGGCTCCTGATCATGATGCTTCGCACAGAGAGCAGTATAGAAGCGATTGCGTATGGGGCGATCATAGGTGGCGCGCTCGGCAATGTCGTTGATCGCATCCATTATGGAGCCGTAACAGACTTCCTTGATTTTTTCATTGGATCTGCACACTGGCCGACTTTCAACATGGCAGACGTATTCATTGTCGGAGGTGCCGGATTACTGCTGGTGGTACCAGTGATCCAGAGGCACTTCGAGGGCGATCATTGA
- a CDS encoding DUF411 domain-containing protein, with protein sequence MRRMIQALAITLALLPAAQALAEATPIDVRKTNGCGCCLSWMNHLEENGFAPIGQDMFGGLLVRFKLDNGVPQRMVSCHTGLVDGYVIEGHVPAADIRRLLNERPDAVGLAVPGMPYGSPGMGPEDERDAYDVFLIQKDGSTEIFSSYPAG encoded by the coding sequence ATGAGACGCATGATCCAAGCTCTTGCCATCACACTCGCCCTGTTACCGGCGGCGCAGGCCCTCGCGGAGGCAACCCCAATAGACGTCCGCAAGACCAATGGATGCGGTTGCTGTCTGTCCTGGATGAATCATCTTGAGGAGAACGGCTTCGCACCAATAGGCCAGGACATGTTCGGCGGCCTTCTCGTGCGCTTCAAACTCGACAACGGAGTGCCGCAGCGCATGGTCTCCTGTCACACTGGGCTCGTGGACGGTTACGTGATCGAGGGACATGTGCCTGCAGCCGACATCCGCCGCCTTCTGAACGAACGCCCCGATGCGGTCGGTCTCGCAGTCCCCGGAATGCCCTATGGTTCGCCAGGGATGGGGCCGGAAGACGAACGCGATGCCTACGACGTCTTCTTGATCCAGAAAGACGGCTCGACCGAAATATTTTCGAGCTACCCAGCAGGGTAA
- a CDS encoding M23 family metallopeptidase, translating into MPRLEVASADTLLPTIEPPLSNWSRDIATGETLDTVLEEAGLSATDRAEVALALGAEYDLRRLRPGHSVTVVSTMDGSPRSVALSVEDGVRIEAIFGEELATQVVTPAPDFITSAGEAVIDSSLFAALEEAEMPARFAVDLAQMLGGIVDFRREVTGGETLRLLWREARVGEDRIGQPELTFASLEIGGALYEVVWPVSGSDRATIYVNGTVLRVFAQPVEGARLSSVFGRRTHPVYGNVRMHTGVDFATASGTPVQATAPGRISFIGWRGGYGRVVEIAHGSDTMTRYAHLSAVPEGLAQGQRVAAGDVIGRVGATGTATGPNLHYEVLVDGRPTDPLSDDRLAEAAESEADDTAALLRLVEARALLNENLGSDIAETTTERL; encoded by the coding sequence ATGCCACGTCTGGAGGTTGCGAGCGCCGATACTCTCTTACCGACGATAGAACCTCCGCTCTCCAACTGGTCACGCGATATCGCAACCGGCGAGACGCTCGACACCGTTCTTGAAGAAGCAGGTCTCTCAGCGACTGACCGTGCCGAGGTCGCTCTGGCCCTCGGCGCGGAATATGATCTGAGGCGACTTAGGCCTGGGCATTCGGTCACCGTTGTTTCGACGATGGACGGCAGCCCGCGCAGCGTCGCGCTCTCCGTCGAGGACGGTGTGCGGATCGAGGCGATCTTTGGCGAAGAGTTGGCCACGCAGGTCGTGACCCCGGCTCCCGACTTCATAACATCGGCGGGCGAAGCGGTGATCGACAGCTCGCTTTTTGCCGCGCTGGAAGAAGCCGAGATGCCTGCCCGCTTCGCTGTCGATTTGGCACAGATGCTGGGTGGAATCGTCGACTTCCGTCGTGAGGTGACCGGCGGAGAAACGCTTCGGCTACTGTGGCGCGAGGCCCGTGTTGGCGAAGACAGAATTGGTCAGCCGGAACTTACCTTTGCATCGCTGGAGATCGGCGGCGCACTTTATGAAGTTGTCTGGCCGGTAAGCGGTAGCGATCGGGCAACGATTTACGTCAATGGCACGGTTCTCCGCGTTTTTGCACAGCCTGTCGAAGGGGCGCGATTAAGCTCGGTATTTGGCCGCCGTACGCACCCGGTCTACGGCAATGTCCGGATGCACACAGGTGTCGATTTCGCGACGGCAAGCGGAACGCCGGTTCAAGCGACAGCACCGGGACGGATCAGCTTCATCGGCTGGCGGGGCGGCTATGGTCGCGTGGTCGAAATCGCCCACGGCTCAGACACAATGACACGCTATGCGCATCTCAGCGCTGTGCCCGAGGGCCTGGCACAAGGCCAACGCGTTGCGGCGGGAGATGTGATCGGTCGCGTCGGCGCGACTGGCACGGCGACGGGCCCGAACCTGCACTACGAAGTCCTCGTGGATGGACGCCCTACTGACCCCCTCTCTGACGACAGACTTGCCGAAGCGGCTGAGAGCGAAGCGGATGATACAGCCGCGCTTTTGCGTCTGGTCGAGGCGCGGGCGCTTCTGAATGAAAACCTCGGCAGCGACATTGCCGAAACGACAACCGAAAGGCTCTGA
- a CDS encoding SCO family protein, with product MTRRSILKYAFAGIAAIILTLVVGWWQVDGPGAPEQAGLRPVALSEMEFRLTDHEGNEVGPENLIGSPSMVFFGFTYCPDVCPTTLSDISGWLDDLGEEAEGMNVVFITVDPERDTVEAMAEYVGYFHPSIRGWTGPEEEIARAAQGFRARYGRVPTEGGDYTMNHTASVFLFDAKGRFSTMIDYHEPREFAVPKIRRALNRETGGQHEN from the coding sequence ATGACCCGACGGTCGATCCTCAAGTATGCCTTCGCTGGCATCGCGGCGATCATCCTGACACTTGTTGTTGGGTGGTGGCAGGTCGATGGCCCCGGCGCGCCCGAACAAGCGGGGTTGCGCCCGGTTGCCCTATCTGAAATGGAATTCCGCCTGACAGATCACGAAGGTAACGAGGTTGGACCCGAAAACCTTATCGGCAGCCCGTCAATGGTCTTCTTCGGCTTCACCTATTGCCCGGACGTTTGTCCGACGACTCTGTCGGATATTTCCGGCTGGCTTGATGACCTGGGCGAAGAGGCGGAGGGAATGAACGTGGTGTTCATCACCGTCGATCCAGAGCGGGATACTGTCGAGGCAATGGCCGAGTATGTCGGCTATTTCCATCCGTCGATCCGCGGGTGGACTGGCCCGGAAGAGGAAATTGCGCGCGCAGCACAGGGCTTCCGCGCACGCTATGGGCGGGTGCCGACCGAAGGTGGCGACTACACCATGAACCACACTGCCAGCGTTTTCCTTTTCGACGCGAAAGGCCGGTTCAGCACCATGATCGACTATCACGAGCCGAGGGAATTCGCAGTGCCGAAAATCCGGCGTGCGCTCAATAGAGAAACTGGGGGGCAACATGAGAATTAG
- a CDS encoding copper chaperone PCu(A)C: MAASMFASSTATPVEAGSEDVVVEDAWARASIGVNRPGVAYMTIRNTGDEAVILTGLRTDLAMMPDIHQTSTNADGVSSMAPAGEIEIAPGESVSLEPGGLHAMLMRLQRPMAKGESFSLTLDFSDGGEIVVEVPILGIAARGPES, translated from the coding sequence ATGGCCGCAAGCATGTTCGCATCAAGCACAGCGACCCCGGTAGAAGCTGGTTCGGAAGACGTTGTCGTCGAAGATGCCTGGGCGCGCGCGTCAATCGGCGTAAACCGTCCGGGTGTCGCGTATATGACAATCCGCAATACAGGCGACGAGGCTGTGATACTTACTGGCCTCCGCACGGATTTGGCGATGATGCCTGATATTCACCAGACATCCACAAATGCCGATGGTGTTAGCTCAATGGCACCTGCAGGCGAGATCGAGATTGCGCCGGGTGAATCTGTGTCTCTGGAACCGGGTGGCCTTCACGCCATGCTGATGCGCTTGCAGCGACCGATGGCCAAGGGCGAAAGCTTTTCCTTGACGCTCGACTTCTCGGACGGTGGTGAGATCGTGGTCGAGGTTCCAATTCTAGGTATTGCAGCGCGCGGTCCCGAGAGCTAA
- a CDS encoding DsbA family protein, with protein MNRRGLIISVLAMGAAGFGGAAWYVNQPKPSSERAVVAPELADALMRPYSPVLGPAEAPVTIVEFLDPACEACRAFHPVVKDILDKNPEAVRVVIRYTPFHGPISDIAVKLLEAARMQGKFEQVLNALMAYQDAWAAHGAFDQQKLGKIAAGAGLDLELAIEQMKSPDIVAIVNQDKADVETMGVRQTPTFYINGKPLDPFGMDELRQQVDAEVAAVGS; from the coding sequence ATGAACCGACGCGGGTTGATTATTTCCGTTCTCGCAATGGGTGCTGCCGGTTTTGGTGGGGCCGCGTGGTATGTAAACCAACCAAAACCGTCATCTGAACGTGCGGTTGTCGCGCCAGAGTTGGCGGACGCTTTGATGCGACCATATTCGCCTGTTTTGGGGCCCGCTGAAGCCCCCGTGACCATCGTTGAGTTCCTCGATCCAGCCTGCGAGGCCTGTCGCGCATTTCACCCCGTCGTAAAAGATATTTTGGACAAAAATCCCGAAGCCGTGCGTGTTGTCATACGATACACTCCGTTTCACGGACCGATTTCGGATATAGCCGTCAAGTTGCTAGAAGCGGCCCGGATGCAGGGCAAGTTCGAACAGGTGCTAAATGCTCTAATGGCTTATCAAGACGCGTGGGCGGCGCATGGGGCGTTTGATCAACAAAAGCTGGGAAAGATCGCGGCCGGAGCCGGGCTCGATCTCGAACTTGCGATAGAGCAGATGAAATCACCCGATATCGTGGCAATCGTCAATCAGGACAAAGCGGACGTAGAAACAATGGGCGTTCGCCAGACCCCAACGTTCTACATCAATGGCAAGCCGCTAGATCCGTTTGGAATGGACGAATTGAGACAACAGGTTGACGCCGAAGTAGCTGCAGTTGGCAGCTAG